A region of Micromonospora sp. WMMD882 DNA encodes the following proteins:
- the glnA gene encoding type I glutamate--ammonia ligase, producing MFANPEELLRYLKNEDVKFVDVRFCDLPGVMQHFNLPVESVDDDFFTEGLAFDGSSIRGFQAIHESDMLLLPDVATAFIDPFRVEKTLALNFFIHDPFTREAYSRDPRNVAKKAEAYLAASGIADTAYFGAEAEFYIFDSIRHETSAHQSFYYIDSIEGAWNSGREEPGGNRGYKTPYKGGYFPVPPVDHYADLRDQIVRRLIDTGFTVERSHHEVGTAGQAEINYRFSTLLHAGDQLQLFKYIVKNTAWAAGKTATFMPKPLFGDNGSGMHTHQSLWLGGEPLFYDETGYAGLSDTARWYIGGLLHHAPSLLAFTNPTVNSYRRLVPGFEAPVNLVYSQRNRSACTRIPVTGSNPKAKRVEFRVPDPSANVYLAFSAMMMAGLDGIKSKIEPPAPIDKDLYDLPPEEWGDVKQVPGSLPAVLDKLESDHDYLLEGGVFTPDLISTWIDWKRANEVDPVRLRPTPHEFAMYFDC from the coding sequence GTGTTCGCCAATCCCGAGGAACTCCTGCGATACCTCAAGAACGAGGACGTGAAGTTCGTCGACGTACGGTTCTGTGACCTGCCCGGCGTGATGCAGCACTTCAACCTGCCGGTCGAGTCCGTGGACGACGACTTCTTCACCGAGGGCCTGGCCTTCGACGGCTCGTCGATCCGGGGCTTCCAGGCGATCCACGAGTCGGACATGCTCCTGCTCCCGGACGTCGCGACCGCCTTCATCGACCCCTTCCGCGTGGAGAAGACCCTCGCGCTGAACTTCTTCATCCACGACCCGTTCACCCGTGAGGCGTACTCCCGGGACCCGCGCAACGTGGCGAAGAAGGCCGAGGCGTACCTCGCCGCCAGCGGCATCGCCGACACCGCCTACTTCGGGGCCGAGGCCGAGTTCTACATCTTCGACTCGATCCGCCACGAGACCTCGGCGCACCAGTCGTTCTACTACATCGACTCGATCGAGGGCGCGTGGAACAGCGGCCGCGAGGAGCCGGGCGGCAACCGCGGTTACAAGACCCCCTACAAGGGCGGCTACTTCCCGGTGCCGCCGGTCGACCACTACGCCGACCTGCGGGACCAGATCGTCCGCCGGCTGATCGACACCGGCTTCACCGTGGAGCGCTCGCACCACGAGGTCGGCACCGCCGGCCAGGCCGAGATCAACTACCGGTTCTCCACCCTGCTGCACGCCGGTGACCAGCTCCAGCTCTTCAAGTACATCGTGAAGAACACCGCCTGGGCCGCCGGCAAGACCGCCACCTTCATGCCCAAGCCGCTGTTCGGCGACAACGGCTCCGGCATGCACACCCACCAGAGTCTCTGGCTGGGCGGCGAGCCGCTGTTCTACGACGAGACCGGCTACGCCGGCCTGTCGGACACCGCCCGCTGGTACATCGGCGGTCTGCTGCACCACGCCCCGTCGCTGCTGGCCTTCACCAACCCGACGGTCAACTCGTACCGCCGGCTGGTGCCGGGCTTCGAGGCCCCGGTCAACCTGGTCTACTCGCAGCGCAACCGCTCCGCCTGCACCCGGATCCCGGTCACCGGCAGCAACCCGAAGGCCAAGCGCGTCGAGTTCCGGGTGCCGGACCCGTCGGCGAACGTCTACCTCGCCTTCTCGGCGATGATGATGGCCGGCCTGGACGGCATCAAGAGCAAGATCGAGCCGCCGGCGCCGATCGACAAGGACCTGTACGACCTGCCGCCGGAGGAGTGGGGCGACGTCAAGCAGGTGCCGGGCTCGCTGCCGGCGGTGCTCGACAAGCTGGAGAGCGACCACGACTACCTGCTGGAGGGTGGGGTCTTCACGCCCGACCTGATCTCCACCTGGATCGACTGGAAGCGGGCCAACGAGGTCGACCCGGTGCGGCTGCGCCCGACCCCGCACGAGTTCGCGATGTACTTCGACTGCTGA
- a CDS encoding RDD family protein — protein MSLPPEPTPPAADPAFTPPSLGRRFGALVVDWVLCLLVSNFFADPVRDGWAPVLVLIVEYGFFIGLFAQTPGMYVTRIRCLAWADGGRIGVPRALLRGLLLALVAPALIMDERRRGIHDRLVGSVVTAAPR, from the coding sequence GTGAGCCTGCCACCCGAGCCGACGCCGCCGGCCGCCGATCCCGCCTTCACCCCGCCGAGCCTCGGCCGCCGTTTCGGCGCGCTCGTCGTCGACTGGGTGCTCTGCCTGCTGGTGTCGAACTTCTTCGCCGACCCGGTCCGGGACGGCTGGGCCCCGGTCCTGGTGCTGATCGTCGAGTACGGCTTCTTCATCGGCCTGTTCGCGCAGACCCCGGGCATGTACGTCACCCGGATCCGCTGCCTGGCCTGGGCCGACGGCGGACGGATCGGCGTGCCCCGGGCGCTGCTGCGCGGGCTGCTGCTGGCCCTGGTCGCGCCCGCGCTGATCATGGACGAGCGCCGGCGGGGGATCCACGACCGGCTCGTCGGCTCGGTCGTCACCGCCGCCCCCCGCTGA
- a CDS encoding DUF4191 domain-containing protein, protein MAKPQEKVSFGQRLKQIGMVFKFTAKQDRWFAPLTAAAVLIPLALTVVAVLNWGWLWLPLGILLTMLAVLIVLNLRSNRAMMNAAEGQPGAAASIMENMRGDWRVTPAVSSTTQMDMVHLVIGRPGVILLAEGNPQRVRGLLGQEKRRLAKVIGTAPLYDYVIGVDEGELPIRKLRMTLMRLPRNLSGKDVNSLDKRLKALTARPQLPKGAIPKNMRPTRGQFRQTRGR, encoded by the coding sequence ATGGCGAAGCCCCAGGAGAAGGTCTCGTTCGGCCAGCGGCTGAAGCAGATCGGGATGGTGTTCAAGTTCACCGCCAAGCAGGACCGCTGGTTCGCGCCACTGACCGCCGCGGCCGTGCTCATCCCGCTCGCGCTGACCGTGGTGGCCGTGCTCAACTGGGGCTGGCTCTGGCTGCCGCTGGGCATCCTGCTCACCATGCTGGCCGTGCTGATCGTGCTCAACCTCCGGTCCAACCGGGCGATGATGAACGCCGCCGAGGGGCAGCCCGGCGCGGCGGCCTCGATCATGGAGAACATGCGCGGTGACTGGCGGGTCACCCCGGCGGTCAGCTCCACCACCCAGATGGACATGGTGCACCTGGTGATCGGCCGTCCCGGCGTGATCCTGCTGGCCGAGGGGAACCCGCAGCGGGTCCGGGGGCTGCTCGGCCAGGAGAAGCGGCGGCTGGCCAAGGTGATCGGCACGGCCCCGCTCTACGACTACGTGATCGGCGTCGACGAGGGCGAGCTGCCGATCCGCAAGCTGCGGATGACCCTGATGCGGCTGCCCCGCAACCTCAGCGGCAAGGACGTCAACTCGCTGGACAAGCGACTCAAGGCGCTCACCGCCCGGCCGCAGCTTCCCAAGGGCGCGATTCCCAAGAACATGCGCCCCACCCGGGGCCAGTTCCGCCAGACCCGGGGCCGCTGA